Proteins from one Sphingomonas sp. HF-S4 genomic window:
- a CDS encoding DUF5996 family protein, with protein sequence MNDASTAWPALPYPDWAETCAALHRWTQIVGKYRLAHTPWVNHSWHATLYITPRGLTTGPISDGPLPITLSFDLRAHALIGETPHQREQFALEAMSTADFLERTTALVDRLGGRMDIHGTPNEIPDARPFAEDRAPRPYDREAVERFHTALTHIERVFQQFRTGFLGKVSPVHLFWGSFDVAVTRFSGRGAPPHPGGVPGLPDDVTREAYSHEVSSAGFWPGGGGVDEPMFYSYAYPTPQGFSERSAAPAAARFDSRLGEFLLSYEAVRTSADPEGELMRFLQSTYEAAADLAGWDRAALECATGIPRKPRAVSAG encoded by the coding sequence ATGAACGACGCGAGCACCGCATGGCCCGCCTTGCCCTATCCCGATTGGGCGGAAACATGCGCCGCGCTCCATCGCTGGACGCAGATCGTCGGCAAATACCGGCTGGCGCACACGCCCTGGGTTAATCACTCTTGGCACGCCACGCTCTACATCACGCCGCGCGGCCTGACGACTGGGCCGATCTCGGACGGCCCCCTCCCCATTACCCTGAGCTTCGATCTCCGCGCGCACGCGCTGATCGGCGAGACACCCCACCAACGCGAGCAGTTCGCGCTGGAAGCGATGTCCACTGCCGACTTCCTGGAAAGGACTACCGCGCTCGTCGATCGGCTCGGCGGCCGCATGGACATCCACGGCACGCCGAACGAAATTCCCGATGCGAGGCCCTTCGCCGAGGACCGCGCGCCGCGCCCCTATGACCGCGAGGCGGTTGAGCGGTTCCACACTGCGCTCACGCATATCGAGCGCGTCTTTCAGCAGTTCCGTACCGGTTTCCTCGGCAAGGTCTCGCCCGTGCATTTGTTCTGGGGCTCGTTCGACGTCGCCGTCACGCGCTTCTCGGGCCGCGGCGCGCCGCCGCATCCGGGCGGCGTGCCCGGCCTCCCCGACGACGTGACGCGAGAGGCCTATAGCCACGAGGTTTCCTCCGCCGGATTCTGGCCCGGCGGCGGCGGTGTCGACGAGCCGATGTTCTATTCCTACGCCTATCCCACGCCTCAAGGCTTTTCCGAGCGGTCCGCCGCCCCCGCCGCTGCCCGCTTCGACTCCAGGCTCGGCGAGTTCCTGCTATCCTATGAGGCAGTACGGACCAGCGCCGACCCCGAAGGCGAACTGATGCGCTTCCTCCAGTCGACGTACGAAGCGGCGGCGGACCTGGCCGGATGGGATCGCGCCGCGCTCGAATGCGCCACCGGCATCCCTCGCAAGCCGCGCGCGGTGTCGGCGGGCTAG
- a CDS encoding queuosine precursor transporter: protein MSEGAERPAQVAAHAVAGGHFRYYDFVMAAFVAILLLSNVLGAGKVAQVWLPGLGYWPFGAGILFFPLSYVIGDVLTEVYGYARARRVIWAGTGAVLFMALMSWVVVALPPAPSWGNQAAYETIFGQVPRIVLASVCAFWAGELVNSYVLAKMKLWTRGRMLWARTIGSTFAGQAIDSLIFYPLAFWGAEGWTTELVVQVLFTQWALKVGWEVLLTPVTYAVVGFLKRREGVDVYDEGTNFTPFATRV, encoded by the coding sequence ATGAGCGAGGGGGCTGAACGACCGGCACAGGTCGCCGCGCATGCCGTGGCAGGCGGGCATTTCCGCTATTACGACTTCGTCATGGCAGCGTTCGTCGCGATCCTGCTGCTCTCCAACGTGCTCGGTGCGGGCAAGGTCGCGCAGGTCTGGCTGCCCGGCCTGGGCTATTGGCCGTTCGGCGCGGGAATCCTGTTCTTCCCGCTTTCCTATGTGATCGGCGACGTGCTGACCGAGGTCTATGGGTATGCGCGCGCGCGCCGCGTCATCTGGGCGGGGACCGGCGCGGTGCTGTTCATGGCGCTGATGTCGTGGGTTGTCGTCGCGCTGCCGCCGGCGCCAAGCTGGGGCAACCAGGCGGCGTACGAGACGATCTTCGGACAGGTGCCGCGGATCGTGCTCGCCTCGGTCTGTGCCTTCTGGGCGGGCGAGCTGGTCAATTCCTATGTTCTCGCCAAGATGAAGCTGTGGACCCGGGGACGGATGCTGTGGGCCCGCACGATCGGATCGACCTTCGCGGGGCAGGCGATCGACAGCCTGATCTTCTACCCGCTCGCTTTCTGGGGCGCCGAGGGCTGGACCACCGAGCTGGTGGTGCAGGTGCTGTTCACGCAATGGGCGCTCAAGGTCGGTTGGGAAGTGTTGCTGACGCCGGTGACCTATGCGGTGGTCGGCTTCCTCAAGCGGCGCGAGGGCGTCGACGTCTATGACGAGGGCACGAATTTCACGCCCTTCGCCACGCGGGTCTGA
- a CDS encoding response regulator has protein sequence MLSLLVASSTGSYAPHGASMAWRSDLLWGNILADAVLAVAYIALSLGLAVLIRRRSDFAFGWIFWCFAAFLMAGGVAHLISILTLWHPFYALETVIKGVAAAASIATAAALWPLVSRVISMPSRAQLTAANAELEALVKERDSALAELRHHVEQRRELEEALAQSQKLEAMGQLTGGIAHDFNNLLQAVAGNLELIARKPDDIDRVVGWSASALNAVERGRSLTSQLLAFSSKRRADFDAVRLGELVGGVKDLIERAVAPLCQVKIERIDPGLNVEVDPLQLEMAMLNLAFNARDAMPEGGTLTISAERRSGTVARDLPPGDYAALTLSDTGIGMPPEVQARAVEPFFTTKGEGKGTGMGLAAASTMIQRFGGTLAIESVQGEGTSITLFLRIATTQPRRVVGDDSRSDARIDLSRCTIALVDDDAQVRGSLRDTLMSAGATVEEAAEGNAGIELVRRLKPDLLVVDFAMPGLTGANVVRKVREEHPNLPVILVTGYADSEKLDSLTGPQVVVLWKPFEAQELLRKAVGLLRR, from the coding sequence ATGCTGAGCCTTCTGGTTGCGTCGTCGACCGGCAGCTACGCGCCGCACGGCGCATCGATGGCGTGGCGGTCCGATTTGCTGTGGGGCAATATCCTTGCCGACGCGGTGCTTGCGGTCGCCTATATCGCGCTCTCACTGGGCCTTGCGGTATTGATCCGCCGCCGCAGCGACTTCGCTTTTGGGTGGATATTCTGGTGTTTCGCCGCGTTTTTGATGGCAGGCGGCGTTGCACATTTAATCAGCATCTTGACTTTGTGGCATCCTTTCTATGCGTTGGAGACAGTCATTAAGGGTGTTGCCGCCGCCGCGTCGATCGCGACGGCGGCTGCGCTATGGCCGCTCGTTTCCAGGGTAATCTCGATGCCGTCCCGCGCTCAACTCACTGCTGCGAATGCCGAGCTCGAAGCGCTGGTGAAGGAGCGCGACTCGGCGCTTGCCGAGCTGCGCCATCATGTCGAGCAGCGCCGCGAGCTCGAGGAAGCTCTTGCCCAGTCGCAGAAGCTCGAGGCGATGGGCCAGCTCACCGGCGGCATCGCCCATGATTTCAACAATCTGCTCCAGGCGGTGGCGGGCAATCTCGAGCTGATCGCGCGCAAGCCCGACGATATCGATCGTGTCGTCGGCTGGAGCGCGAGCGCGCTCAACGCAGTCGAACGCGGCCGTTCGCTCACCAGCCAGCTGCTCGCCTTTTCGAGCAAGCGCCGCGCCGATTTCGATGCGGTGCGGCTCGGCGAGCTGGTCGGCGGGGTCAAGGACCTGATCGAACGCGCAGTCGCCCCGCTCTGCCAGGTGAAGATCGAGCGGATCGATCCGGGCCTCAATGTCGAGGTCGATCCCCTCCAGCTCGAAATGGCGATGCTCAACCTCGCGTTCAACGCGCGCGATGCGATGCCTGAAGGCGGGACGCTCACCATCTCGGCCGAACGTCGCAGCGGGACGGTCGCGCGCGATCTGCCGCCGGGCGACTATGCCGCGCTTACCCTGTCAGACACCGGGATCGGCATGCCGCCCGAGGTCCAGGCGCGCGCGGTGGAACCCTTCTTCACCACCAAGGGCGAGGGCAAGGGCACCGGCATGGGGCTCGCCGCGGCCTCGACGATGATCCAGCGCTTCGGCGGCACGCTCGCGATCGAGAGCGTCCAAGGGGAGGGAACGTCGATCACCTTGTTCCTGCGGATCGCCACCACGCAGCCGCGGCGCGTCGTCGGCGACGATTCCCGGTCGGATGCGCGGATCGACCTGTCGCGTTGCACAATCGCGCTGGTCGATGACGATGCGCAGGTCCGTGGTTCGCTGCGCGACACACTGATGTCGGCGGGCGCGACAGTCGAGGAAGCGGCCGAGGGCAATGCCGGGATCGAGCTCGTCCGGCGGCTGAAGCCCGATCTTCTGGTGGTCGACTTCGCCATGCCGGGGCTCACCGGTGCCAATGTCGTCCGCAAGGTGCGCGAAGAACACCCCAACCTGCCCGTGATTCTGGTCACCGGCTATGCCGATTCGGAGAAACTCGATTCGCTCACCGGCCCGCAAGTGGTGGTGCTGTGGAAGCCCTTCGAGGCCCAGGAACTGCTGCGCAAGGCCGTCGGCCTGCTGCGCCGCTAG
- a CDS encoding alpha/beta hydrolase produces the protein MAAEEATFASAGGVKIFYRTWQPGGEPRAVVVICHGVNSHGGQYLWAAEQFVDAGYAVLALDLRGRGRSQGERFYVEDIAEYVADVAGTIGIAKARFPGLKVFLLGHSAGGVTSASYVLDHQAEIDGFICESFAFQVPAPGFALAAIKGLSHIAPRLAVLKLKNEDFSRDPAAVAALNADPYIKDETQPAATVAALVRADERLRAEFPTITLPILILHGTADKATVCEGSVFFHETAGSADKTLKLYQDHYHDLLADIGKEEVMGDIKAWLEAHL, from the coding sequence ATGGCTGCCGAGGAAGCGACATTCGCGAGTGCGGGCGGGGTGAAGATTTTCTACCGGACTTGGCAGCCTGGGGGTGAGCCCCGCGCGGTGGTGGTCATTTGCCACGGCGTCAACTCGCATGGTGGACAGTATCTCTGGGCGGCCGAGCAGTTCGTCGATGCCGGCTATGCCGTGCTCGCGCTCGACCTGCGTGGGCGGGGGCGTTCGCAGGGCGAACGCTTCTATGTCGAGGACATCGCCGAGTATGTCGCCGACGTCGCCGGGACGATCGGGATTGCCAAGGCGCGGTTCCCCGGATTGAAGGTTTTCCTGCTCGGGCACAGCGCAGGCGGGGTGACCTCGGCGAGCTATGTGCTCGACCACCAGGCCGAGATCGACGGGTTCATCTGCGAGAGCTTCGCGTTCCAGGTGCCGGCGCCCGGCTTCGCGCTCGCTGCGATCAAGGGGTTGAGCCACATCGCTCCCCGGCTTGCGGTGCTCAAGCTCAAGAACGAGGACTTTTCGCGCGATCCGGCCGCGGTCGCCGCACTCAATGCCGATCCGTATATCAAGGACGAGACCCAGCCCGCGGCGACGGTGGCGGCGCTGGTGCGTGCCGACGAGCGGCTACGGGCGGAATTCCCAACGATTACGCTGCCGATACTCATCCTGCACGGCACTGCGGACAAGGCGACGGTGTGCGAGGGCAGCGTGTTCTTCCATGAGACCGCCGGATCGGCGGACAAGACGCTCAAGCTCTACCAGGATCATTATCACGACCTGCTTGCCGATATCGGCAAGGAGGAAGTGATGGGGGACATCAAGGCGTGGCTGGAGGCGCACCTCTAG
- a CDS encoding NAD(+) synthase: MAKSHPFFALHRQGMIRAGVCTPLVTVADPAANAASAIQLAQQGDAAGADLLVFPELNVTSYAIDDLHLQDAILDATEAGIAAIVAASAKLKPVLLVGAALRRNGRLYNCAVAIARGRVLGVVPKLYLPNYREYYEKRWFASGLGLTGLDITLAGQTVPFGADLVFAASDLDDFVFHIEICEDYWAPTPPSTEGALAGALVLCNLSASNIVVGKGRERELLCAAQSARTLSAYLYSASGPGESTTDLAWDGQGLIYEQGELLARSERFELTTEIVYADLDLERLRLERLRNGTFNDAARHAGHPETRFRRIGFEHQPDFADRGLIRPLRRFPFVPNTPSRLEEDCYEAFNIQVEGLRKRLDATGSKHLVIGVSGGLDSTHALIVACKAMDRLGRPRADILGFTMPGFATGEATKANAWALMRALGVTGDEIDIRPAARQMLGDLGHPFAEGEPVYDVTFENVQAGLRTDYLFRLANQREGFVLGTGDLSELALGWCTYGVGDQMSHYGINAGVPKTLIQYLIRWTVQTDQFTGDAAATLSAILDTEISPELVPADAEGRMQSTQDRIGPYELNDFFLHYVVRHGLRPSKIAFLAWHAWRDCEAGRWPIDFPEAGRNAYDLETIALWLERFLFRFFQTSQFKRSAMPNGPKVSAGGALSPRGDWRAPSDSVATAWIAELRKALP, from the coding sequence ATGGCGAAGTCCCATCCCTTCTTTGCACTGCATCGCCAGGGGATGATCCGCGCGGGCGTCTGCACGCCTTTGGTCACCGTCGCCGATCCCGCGGCGAACGCGGCATCTGCGATCCAACTCGCGCAGCAGGGCGACGCCGCGGGTGCCGACCTGCTCGTCTTCCCCGAGCTCAACGTCACCAGCTATGCGATCGACGACCTGCACCTGCAGGACGCGATCCTCGACGCGACCGAAGCCGGCATCGCCGCGATCGTCGCGGCGAGCGCCAAGCTCAAGCCGGTGCTGCTCGTCGGCGCCGCGCTGCGCCGCAACGGGCGGCTGTACAATTGCGCGGTGGCGATCGCGCGCGGGCGCGTCCTCGGCGTGGTGCCCAAGCTTTATCTGCCCAATTACCGCGAATATTACGAGAAGCGCTGGTTTGCCTCGGGGCTTGGCCTGACGGGGCTCGACATCACCCTCGCTGGGCAGACCGTGCCGTTCGGCGCCGACCTGGTCTTCGCCGCGAGCGACCTCGACGACTTCGTCTTCCATATCGAGATCTGCGAGGACTATTGGGCGCCCACCCCGCCCTCGACCGAAGGCGCGCTCGCCGGCGCGCTGGTGCTGTGCAACCTCTCGGCCTCGAACATCGTCGTCGGCAAGGGCCGCGAGCGCGAGCTGCTCTGCGCGGCACAGTCGGCACGCACGCTCTCGGCCTATCTCTATTCGGCGTCGGGGCCTGGCGAGAGCACCACCGACCTCGCCTGGGATGGCCAGGGGCTGATCTACGAACAGGGCGAACTGCTAGCCCGCTCGGAACGCTTCGAGCTGACGACCGAGATCGTCTATGCCGATTTGGACCTCGAGCGGCTGCGGCTCGAGCGGCTGCGCAACGGCACCTTCAACGACGCAGCGCGCCACGCCGGCCATCCCGAGACGCGCTTCCGCCGCATCGGTTTCGAGCACCAGCCCGACTTCGCCGACCGCGGGCTGATCCGCCCGCTGCGCCGCTTCCCCTTCGTCCCCAACACGCCCTCGCGGCTCGAGGAGGATTGCTACGAGGCGTTCAACATCCAAGTGGAGGGGCTGCGGAAACGTCTCGACGCCACCGGCAGCAAGCATCTCGTCATCGGGGTGTCGGGCGGGCTCGACTCGACGCATGCGCTGATCGTCGCATGCAAGGCGATGGACCGGCTCGGCCGTCCCCGCGCCGACATTCTCGGATTCACCATGCCCGGTTTCGCCACCGGCGAGGCGACCAAGGCCAATGCCTGGGCACTGATGCGCGCGTTGGGCGTAACCGGCGACGAGATCGATATCCGCCCGGCCGCTCGCCAGATGCTGGGCGACCTCGGCCACCCCTTCGCCGAGGGAGAGCCGGTCTATGACGTGACCTTCGAGAACGTCCAGGCGGGCCTGCGCACCGACTATCTGTTCCGCCTCGCCAACCAGCGCGAGGGGTTCGTGCTCGGCACTGGTGACTTGTCGGAACTCGCTCTGGGCTGGTGCACCTATGGGGTGGGCGACCAGATGAGCCATTACGGCATCAATGCCGGCGTGCCCAAGACGCTGATCCAGTATCTCATCCGCTGGACTGTCCAGACCGACCAGTTCACCGGGGATGCCGCGGCGACGCTAAGCGCGATCCTGGATACCGAGATCTCGCCGGAACTCGTCCCCGCCGATGCCGAGGGCAGGATGCAGAGCACCCAGGACCGCATCGGGCCCTATGAACTCAACGACTTCTTCCTGCATTACGTGGTCCGGCATGGCCTGCGGCCGTCGAAGATCGCCTTCCTCGCCTGGCACGCCTGGCGCGACTGCGAAGCGGGGCGCTGGCCGATCGACTTCCCGGAAGCCGGCCGCAACGCCTACGACCTCGAGACCATCGCCTTGTGGCTCGAGCGTTTCCTGTTCCGCTTCTTCCAGACGAGCCAGTTCAAGCGATCGGCGATGCCCAACGGGCCCAAGGTATCGGCCGGCGGCGCGCTCAGCCCGCGCGGCGACTGGCGCGCGCCTTCGGACAGCGTGGCGACGGCGTGGATCGCGGAATTGCGGAAAGCGCTGCCCTAG
- a CDS encoding oxidoreductase has translation MIRTGLIGYGLGGMAFHAPLVDAVPELELAAIVTSRAEQVRDRYPSMQVVPDAATLLADPAIELVVISTPNDTHAPLARAAIEAGKHVVIDKPFATHVADAEALQALAAAQGRVLSVFHNRRWDSDFLTLRSLIDQGRIGEVMLYEARWDRFRLGLRDSWRETAGPGGGVLIDLGPHLVDQVLALFGPPRSVTADIGAQREASQVDDYFELTLHYGRMRAILSSAAIVPAPRPRFAVHGTKASFVKHGLDPQEAQLRAGARADAPDHGVEDPATYGALIAPDGSHMVVPSERGDYRRYYSGVAQAIAQDTAAPVSPGDAVAGLRIIELARQSAAEGRTLPF, from the coding sequence ATGATCCGCACCGGACTGATCGGCTATGGCCTGGGCGGCATGGCGTTCCACGCCCCGCTGGTCGATGCCGTCCCCGAACTCGAACTCGCCGCGATCGTCACCTCGCGCGCAGAACAAGTGCGCGACCGCTATCCCAGCATGCAGGTGGTGCCCGATGCCGCCACGCTGCTCGCCGATCCGGCGATCGAGCTGGTGGTGATCTCCACCCCCAACGATACCCATGCCCCGCTGGCCCGCGCCGCGATCGAGGCGGGCAAGCATGTCGTGATCGACAAGCCCTTCGCCACCCACGTCGCCGATGCTGAGGCACTGCAGGCGCTCGCCGCGGCGCAGGGGAGGGTGCTCAGCGTGTTCCACAATCGCCGTTGGGACAGCGACTTCCTCACGCTGCGCAGCCTGATCGACCAGGGCCGCATCGGGGAGGTCATGCTCTACGAGGCGCGCTGGGATCGCTTCCGCCTCGGCCTGCGCGACAGCTGGCGCGAGACCGCGGGGCCGGGCGGTGGCGTGCTGATCGATCTCGGGCCGCATCTGGTCGATCAGGTGCTCGCGCTGTTCGGGCCGCCGCGCTCGGTCACTGCCGATATCGGCGCGCAGCGCGAGGCCTCGCAGGTCGACGATTATTTCGAGCTGACGCTGCACTATGGCCGGATGCGCGCCATCCTCTCCTCCGCGGCGATCGTCCCGGCGCCGCGCCCGCGCTTCGCGGTGCACGGCACTAAGGCGAGCTTCGTCAAGCATGGCCTCGATCCGCAGGAGGCGCAGCTTCGCGCCGGTGCCCGCGCCGATGCGCCCGATCACGGCGTCGAGGATCCGGCGACCTATGGCGCGCTGATCGCCCCCGACGGCAGCCACATGGTGGTCCCGTCCGAGCGCGGCGACTATCGGCGCTATTATTCGGGCGTGGCCCAGGCGATCGCGCAAGACACCGCCGCGCCGGTTTCTCCCGGCGATGCGGTTGCCGGGCTGCGCATCATCGAGCTGGCGCGGCAGAGCGCGGCGGAGGGGCGAACCTTACCGTTCTGA
- a CDS encoding murein L,D-transpeptidase catalytic domain family protein → MRSALVMASGAVVSACATRTLNLAAAPAPIVPVPQPSPIPAAPQVVKSTRTAPGNIRPELFKRAIAALDRHSVRIASHDRIAIADFATPSHRPRFHIVSLGSGEVQSYLVAHGIGSDPEHTGLLHSFSNAVNSEATSEGAFLTSDYYVGKHGDSQRLLGLDPTNNNAFDRAIVVHSAWYSNADMIAKHGKLGRSQGCFAVGERELAKVFERLGPGRMIYSAKV, encoded by the coding sequence ATGCGGTCGGCGCTTGTGATGGCCAGCGGTGCCGTGGTCTCGGCCTGCGCGACCAGGACCTTGAACCTGGCAGCCGCACCGGCTCCGATCGTTCCGGTTCCACAGCCTTCGCCGATCCCCGCAGCGCCCCAGGTCGTCAAGTCGACGCGCACCGCGCCTGGCAATATTCGCCCGGAATTGTTCAAGCGTGCCATCGCGGCGCTCGACCGGCATTCGGTACGCATCGCCTCGCACGATCGCATCGCGATCGCCGATTTCGCCACGCCCTCGCATCGCCCGCGCTTCCACATCGTGAGCCTGGGCAGCGGCGAAGTGCAGAGCTACCTCGTCGCGCACGGCATCGGATCGGATCCCGAGCATACCGGGCTGCTTCACAGCTTCTCGAACGCCGTCAATTCGGAAGCCACCAGCGAGGGCGCATTCCTGACCTCAGATTATTATGTCGGCAAGCATGGCGATTCGCAGCGCCTGCTTGGGCTCGATCCGACCAACAACAATGCGTTCGATCGGGCGATCGTCGTGCACTCGGCCTGGTATTCGAATGCCGACATGATCGCCAAGCACGGCAAGCTCGGCCGCAGCCAGGGCTGCTTCGCGGTCGGCGAGCGCGAACTCGCCAAGGTGTTCGAGCGGCTCGGCCCGGGCCGGATGATCTACTCCGCCAAGGTCTGA
- a CDS encoding L,D-transpeptidase family protein translates to MNLGARMALVIVGVAFGCASPATAQPLVAADHSAIRSLKPGQSHWFETPELVKAGTSAAAPVRLVIAIRQQQALVYRGDRLVGITTVSTGAPGYETPLGEFTILEKKVFHRSNLYSNAPMPHMQRLTWGGIALHAGPLPGYPASHGCIRLPREFARQLYDLTAKGGTVRIVDDISDAPFAAPVEPLLIADTRSLRTVTTSYNPTAPLLVAETRNLGGEAYDVLTMSDDAPAGPGRRGAR, encoded by the coding sequence ATGAACCTTGGCGCGCGCATGGCGCTTGTGATCGTGGGAGTGGCGTTCGGATGCGCTTCGCCGGCGACGGCGCAGCCGCTGGTTGCGGCCGATCACTCGGCGATCCGCAGTCTCAAGCCCGGCCAGTCGCATTGGTTCGAGACCCCCGAACTGGTCAAGGCCGGCACGAGTGCGGCGGCGCCGGTACGCCTCGTCATCGCGATCCGGCAGCAACAGGCGCTGGTCTATCGCGGCGATCGGCTGGTCGGCATCACGACGGTGTCGACCGGCGCGCCGGGTTATGAAACGCCGCTCGGCGAATTCACCATCCTCGAGAAGAAGGTGTTCCACCGCTCCAATCTCTACAGCAATGCGCCGATGCCGCATATGCAGCGGCTCACCTGGGGCGGGATCGCGCTCCATGCCGGCCCGCTGCCGGGCTATCCCGCGTCGCATGGGTGCATTCGCCTGCCGCGCGAATTCGCCCGTCAGCTTTATGACCTGACCGCCAAGGGCGGCACGGTGCGGATCGTCGATGACATCTCGGACGCGCCGTTCGCTGCGCCTGTCGAGCCGTTGCTCATCGCGGACACCCGCAGCCTGCGCACGGTGACCACCAGTTACAACCCAACGGCACCGCTGCTGGTCGCGGAAACGCGCAATCTGGGCGGCGAAGCCTATGACGTGCTCACGATGAGCGACGACGCCCCGGCAGGGCCGGGGCGCCGCGGCGCGCGTTAG
- a CDS encoding HAMP domain-containing methyl-accepting chemotaxis protein: protein MIQTFNSWRLSTKMLVSFAIIGLVLSSVAGAGMLAMSEMGAIATRHVERGIAGTEALGRLMSALREHRIIIWSQMNASSAEEEAGYDARLEKNKGTLATAIKDYEPLAGEFTPQVEALKAQVAKLDEVNARIFETKHRQGVAAALPLVKGEGRNVSTKALEAAEGLVSLQKQRAHDNNEKGQDYASRAFFFVILLSAFGLSALFGIWRLITRTVSTPMAELSTATKTLAEGGDAVVPHRSRSDELGEVAQSVEMFRIAAVNRAEADARAAAEQQVVTSSLRDGLDALTNGDLTAVITADFPAGYAQLKTNFNDALGSLRTLIGAVTEATVSIRTGSGEIAQASEELARRTEANAASLEETSAAVAQMDGRLKATAEAATRTVGRADGAIGTVSEGRAITDDAVQAMTRVADSAKGIDSVIEGLDKIAFQTRVLAMNAAVEAGRAGEAGRGFAVVADLVSALAMRAEEEAGRARDQLTATQNEVVAAVEMVQKVDGALANIAGDVSEVHTLLGQMATDNQAQSTAITQISVAIGTMDQSTQQNAAMVEETSAASRNLNVEISVLSEQASKFNVGGEPAAPRTRPTASSAKGKAYVSPVKALPVTAMAETATSDWASF, encoded by the coding sequence GTGATACAAACGTTCAACAGCTGGCGCCTGTCGACGAAGATGCTCGTCTCCTTCGCGATCATTGGCCTTGTCCTTTCGAGTGTTGCCGGCGCGGGGATGCTCGCCATGTCCGAGATGGGAGCGATCGCCACCCGGCACGTCGAGCGCGGCATCGCAGGAACCGAGGCGCTGGGGCGCCTGATGTCGGCGCTGCGCGAGCATCGCATCATCATTTGGTCTCAGATGAACGCAAGCTCCGCCGAGGAAGAGGCGGGCTATGATGCGAGGCTCGAGAAGAACAAGGGGACGCTGGCCACTGCGATCAAGGACTATGAGCCGCTTGCGGGCGAGTTCACGCCGCAGGTCGAAGCACTGAAGGCCCAGGTCGCGAAGCTCGACGAGGTCAATGCGCGCATCTTCGAGACCAAGCACCGCCAGGGCGTCGCCGCGGCGCTGCCGCTGGTCAAGGGGGAGGGCCGCAACGTCTCCACCAAGGCGCTCGAGGCTGCCGAGGGGCTGGTCTCACTGCAGAAGCAGCGCGCGCACGACAATAACGAGAAGGGCCAGGACTATGCGTCGCGCGCCTTCTTCTTCGTCATCCTGCTTTCGGCCTTCGGCCTGAGCGCGCTGTTCGGCATCTGGCGCCTGATCACCCGCACCGTCTCGACGCCTATGGCCGAGCTGTCGACTGCGACCAAGACGCTTGCCGAGGGTGGCGATGCAGTCGTGCCGCATCGCTCGCGCAGCGACGAACTGGGCGAAGTCGCCCAGTCGGTCGAGATGTTCCGTATTGCCGCCGTCAACCGTGCCGAGGCCGACGCGCGTGCCGCCGCCGAGCAGCAGGTCGTGACGTCGTCGCTGCGCGACGGGCTCGATGCGCTGACCAATGGCGATCTCACTGCGGTGATCACTGCCGACTTCCCGGCCGGCTATGCACAGCTCAAGACCAACTTCAACGACGCGCTGGGCAGCCTGCGTACGCTGATCGGCGCAGTGACCGAAGCGACGGTGTCGATCCGTACCGGATCGGGCGAGATCGCCCAGGCCTCCGAGGAACTGGCGCGTCGCACCGAAGCCAATGCCGCGAGCCTCGAAGAGACCTCGGCCGCGGTGGCGCAGATGGACGGCCGCCTCAAGGCGACCGCCGAAGCCGCCACCCGCACCGTCGGCCGTGCGGACGGCGCGATCGGCACCGTATCCGAAGGCCGCGCTATCACCGACGACGCGGTCCAGGCGATGACTCGCGTGGCGGATTCGGCCAAGGGCATCGACAGCGTCATCGAAGGCCTCGACAAGATCGCCTTCCAGACGCGAGTCCTCGCGATGAACGCCGCGGTCGAAGCCGGCCGCGCCGGCGAGGCGGGCCGTGGCTTCGCGGTCGTCGCCGATCTCGTCTCGGCGCTGGCGATGCGCGCGGAGGAAGAAGCCGGTCGCGCGCGCGACCAGCTCACCGCGACGCAGAACGAAGTCGTCGCTGCGGTGGAGATGGTCCAGAAGGTCGATGGCGCACTCGCCAACATCGCGGGCGATGTCAGCGAAGTTCACACCCTGCTCGGCCAGATGGCGACCGACAACCAGGCCCAGTCGACCGCGATCACCCAGATCAGCGTCGCGATCGGGACGATGGACCAGTCGACCCAGCAGAATGCCGCGATGGTCGAGGAAACCTCGGCTGCCTCGCGCAACCTCAATGTCGAAATCTCGGTGCTGAGCGAGCAGGCATCGAAGTTCAATGTCGGCGGCGAGCCGGCAGCGCCGCGCACACGCCCGACGGCGAGTTCGGCGAAGGGCAAGGCCTATGTCTCGCCGGTCAAGGCACTCCCGGTGACGGCGATGGCCGAAACCGCCACGAGCGACTGGGCGTCGTTCTAA